The following coding sequences lie in one Frigoribacterium sp. SL97 genomic window:
- the rsmG gene encoding 16S rRNA (guanine(527)-N(7))-methyltransferase RsmG, with amino-acid sequence MTDTSTLEVEPAVAATIFGDRLDVVRRYVADLAQHGEELGLIGPLELPRLWTRHVVNCGLLAPLLVAGRVGDIGSGAGLPGLVLAAARPDATLVLIEPMERRVDWLTAEADRMGLDNVEVVRARAEDVQLDGWLDQATARAVSALSKLIPLTAPLVKTGGQLLLMKGARVDDEIAAARKVIARHHLIDVEARELGVGLVDETTRVFIATLD; translated from the coding sequence ATGACCGACACGTCGACCCTCGAGGTCGAGCCCGCCGTCGCGGCGACGATCTTCGGCGACCGGCTCGACGTCGTTCGCCGCTATGTGGCCGACCTAGCCCAGCACGGCGAAGAACTCGGCCTGATCGGACCGCTCGAGCTGCCGCGTCTCTGGACCCGCCACGTCGTCAACTGTGGCTTGCTGGCACCTCTGCTGGTCGCGGGTCGCGTCGGGGACATCGGGTCGGGTGCCGGCCTCCCGGGACTCGTGCTCGCTGCTGCTCGTCCGGACGCCACGCTCGTCCTGATCGAGCCGATGGAACGGCGCGTCGACTGGCTGACGGCTGAAGCCGATCGCATGGGGCTCGACAACGTCGAGGTCGTCCGTGCCCGTGCCGAGGACGTGCAGCTGGACGGGTGGCTCGACCAGGCGACCGCTCGGGCCGTGTCGGCCCTCTCCAAGTTGATCCCGCTGACGGCGCCGCTGGTGAAGACCGGGGGGCAGCTGCTGTTGATGAAAGGCGCTCGGGTCGACGACGAGATCGCCGCCGCGCGCAAGGTGATCGCCCGCCATCACCTCATCGACGTCGAGGCTCGTGAACTGGGTGTGGGGCTCGTCGACGAGACGACCCGGGTGTTCATCGCCACCTTGGACTGA
- a CDS encoding protein jag: MTSDDSTTDIVEPAAENDDAVVSNDTEEAQVASDDAADVLDEGDIAADYIEELLDICDFDGDIDIEVRGGRSYISVDSSGEQKLRVLSKPDTVNALQELTRIAVQTKTGEFSRLILDIGGSRATRETELGRLVDHAVSKLEDGATSAALPPMSSYERKLVHDIVAARGFTSESEGEGRDRHTVITRP; the protein is encoded by the coding sequence ATGACCTCTGACGACTCCACGACCGACATCGTCGAGCCCGCCGCCGAGAACGACGACGCCGTCGTCTCGAACGACACCGAGGAGGCGCAGGTCGCCTCGGACGACGCCGCCGACGTCCTCGACGAGGGCGACATCGCCGCCGACTACATCGAAGAGCTGCTCGACATCTGCGACTTCGACGGCGACATCGACATCGAGGTCCGCGGTGGTCGTTCGTACATCTCGGTCGACTCGAGTGGTGAGCAGAAGCTGCGCGTCCTGTCGAAGCCCGACACCGTCAACGCCCTCCAAGAGCTGACCCGCATCGCGGTGCAGACCAAGACGGGTGAGTTCTCCCGCCTCATCCTCGACATCGGGGGATCCCGCGCCACTCGCGAGACGGAACTCGGCCGCCTGGTCGACCACGCGGTCTCGAAGCTCGAGGACGGCGCCACCTCGGCGGCCCTGCCCCCCATGTCGTCCTACGAGCGCAAACTCGTGCACGACATCGTCGCGGCACGGGGATTCACCTCGGAGTCCGAGGGCGAAGGCCGCGACCGTCACACCGTCATCACGCGTCCCTGA